A window of Chromohalobacter canadensis genomic DNA:
AAATGAATTGGCAGTGCCATGCAGACAACAGACTCCCAGCGTTTGGAAGAGGCGCGCGATGTGATGATCAGCGCCATTGCCCAAAGCATGGTGGCGTATGGCGTCACGCCGTCGGTAGGACGCATCTACGCCGTGCTGTACTTTGCCGAGTCACCGCTGACGCTGGATGACATCAAGGACGAGGTGGCCATGAGCAAGGCGAGTGTCAGCACCGGCATTCGCGAGCTGATCGATACCGGCATGGTGGTGAAGGTCTGGAAGAAAGGAGACCGCAAGGATCACTACATCGCTGAAAAGGACTTCTTCCAAAATTTCCTGGGGTTCATGGTCAAGATGCTACGCCTGGAGCGTGGCGTCATCCATAAGGCGATCGAGCAGACCGAGCCGGTGATGGAGGAACTCGCCCGGCAGTCGGATGACGAGGCCGTCAGGCAGACGGCGACCAAGGATCTCGCGTTGGTCAATGGCTCGAAAGCCTACCTGACCTGGATCAGGCAACTCGCCAATGCCATGGAGTCGGGCGATATCTTTACACACTTCCCCCCGCCCGAGCCTGACGCATCCCCGCAGGCAAGCGAGCCCCCCTCTGTTTTGTAAATACTTTCTGGGAGAACCTGTCCACGATGACGAATAACGAAACTGCCCTGGTCGTGATCGACCTGCAGAAAGAGAGTGGCTTTGGCCTCTTCGGACTGGATGGCGTGGTGCGCAACACCCAACGCATGATCGATGCGTGCCGTGCCGCCGGTGTGCCGGTGATCTATACCCGCCAGATCAACCGTCGTGATGGTATCGGGCTCTCGCTCGATGAGCCTCGCCATCCCGATGGTGAACCCTGCTTCTATGCGGACAGCCGCGACAGCATCGAGATCATGGAGGAGATCAAGCCGCGAGAGACGGACATCGTGATCGATAAATACCGCTGGAGCGCGTTCTTCGATACCAGTCTGGACCTGATGCTGAAAAGCCTTGGTGTGAAGCGGCTGATCATCGGCGGTGTGGTGACGGATGGGTGCTTGATGACCTCGGTCTTCGACGCCTACTTTCGCGACTATCGCATCCATCTCGTGCATGACATGTGCACTGCCTCCAACGAGGGCGCCCACATGGCCGCGTTGACGATCATGGCCAACTGGGTCTACTCCCTGGAAGTGCTGAATACCGACAACATGATCAAGTGCCTGGAAGGACGCCAGTATGCCGCCTGGCAAGCGGATGACGCCGATGCCTTGCAGTTTACGCCGGAAACCCTGCGCGAGACCTTCGGCAAGTTGACGGCGCCGGAATAAAAGCTCCCTGCGCAATGCACCGGCGAGCACGGCGCGAGGCATGAAAAAGGGGCCCCGCTGGGCCCCTTCCGTCTCTCGGCATGCCGGAGAACGGTTACTGCGCGGTGATAGTTTCGGTGATCAGCTTGCCGTCCATCTTGATGGGGCCGTCTTCCTTGGCGCCGAGGGTGTACTCGAACACACCGGGCTCCATGCCGCCTTCTTCGCTGTGGACCATCAACA
This region includes:
- a CDS encoding GbsR/MarR family transcriptional regulator; its protein translation is MQTTDSQRLEEARDVMISAIAQSMVAYGVTPSVGRIYAVLYFAESPLTLDDIKDEVAMSKASVSTGIRELIDTGMVVKVWKKGDRKDHYIAEKDFFQNFLGFMVKMLRLERGVIHKAIEQTEPVMEELARQSDDEAVRQTATKDLALVNGSKAYLTWIRQLANAMESGDIFTHFPPPEPDASPQASEPPSVL
- a CDS encoding cysteine hydrolase family protein codes for the protein MTNNETALVVIDLQKESGFGLFGLDGVVRNTQRMIDACRAAGVPVIYTRQINRRDGIGLSLDEPRHPDGEPCFYADSRDSIEIMEEIKPRETDIVIDKYRWSAFFDTSLDLMLKSLGVKRLIIGGVVTDGCLMTSVFDAYFRDYRIHLVHDMCTASNEGAHMAALTIMANWVYSLEVLNTDNMIKCLEGRQYAAWQADDADALQFTPETLRETFGKLTAPE